In Leptospira sp. WS58.C1, a single genomic region encodes these proteins:
- a CDS encoding HpcH/HpaI aldolase/citrate lyase family protein has product MSKLTHPKDALFEGEKPFPIIPACEHFAGSDKLITKALELQNKLGGLFDITMDCEDGAQTGKEKEHAEMIVRIQNSELNKHNMSGVRIHDYTNSYWKQDVDIIVPGAGNKIAYITIPKPTKASQVEEMITYIQGAAKKAGITREIPIHVLIETHGALADVEKIAALPWMQVIDFGLMDFISGHHGAIPASCMKSPGQFDHELLRRAKATCVAAALANGVIPAHNVTLDLKNQYQTYKDAKRAHDEFGFLRMWSIYPTQIQAILDAMAPDYSEVQTSAAILVKAQDAEWGPIQHDGDLHDRATYRYFWEVLQKAKLTGIAIPEEAAKRFF; this is encoded by the coding sequence ATGTCCAAATTAACACATCCTAAGGATGCATTATTCGAAGGAGAAAAACCTTTCCCCATCATCCCGGCCTGTGAACATTTTGCCGGATCCGATAAACTGATCACAAAAGCTCTGGAGTTACAAAACAAACTCGGCGGTCTTTTCGACATTACAATGGACTGTGAGGACGGAGCGCAAACCGGAAAGGAAAAAGAACACGCGGAAATGATCGTCCGCATCCAAAACTCCGAACTCAATAAACACAATATGAGCGGTGTAAGGATCCACGATTATACCAATTCTTACTGGAAACAAGACGTAGACATTATCGTTCCGGGTGCAGGAAACAAGATCGCATACATCACAATTCCTAAACCTACAAAAGCTTCTCAAGTGGAAGAAATGATCACTTATATCCAAGGGGCTGCTAAAAAAGCAGGGATCACTAGAGAGATCCCAATCCATGTTCTGATCGAAACTCATGGAGCTCTTGCGGATGTGGAAAAGATCGCCGCTCTTCCTTGGATGCAAGTAATCGATTTCGGTCTAATGGACTTTATCTCCGGCCATCACGGAGCAATCCCAGCTTCTTGTATGAAGAGTCCGGGACAATTCGATCACGAATTATTAAGAAGAGCGAAAGCTACTTGTGTGGCTGCCGCATTAGCAAACGGGGTAATCCCAGCTCACAACGTCACTTTGGACCTGAAAAACCAATACCAAACGTATAAAGACGCGAAAAGAGCTCATGACGAATTCGGATTCCTTCGTATGTGGTCCATCTATCCAACCCAGATCCAAGCGATCTTAGACGCGATGGCTCCGGACTATAGCGAAGTCCAAACTTCCGCTGCAATCCTTGTAAAAGCGCAAGATGCGGAATGGGGACCCATCCAACACGACGGAGATCTTCACGACAGAGCGACTTATCGTTATTTCTGGGAAGTTCTTCAAAAAGCAAAACTTACGGGTATCGCAATTCCGGAAGAAGCAGCAAAAAGATTCTTCTAA
- the mtnA gene encoding S-methyl-5-thioribose-1-phosphate isomerase, producing MKKENLRPIFWEKEGLKLLDQRQIPGKKEWFTARNSEDAIFAIKEMVVRGAPAIAITGLFGAVLELKKFSNKPDYQEFQSILSKILSSRPTAVNLRRAFEELSSIFPKEVYDKVSLSELQQKSEEFAIHVFDEDIRNNLALAKNGVSLFPSTPSKLKIITHCNTGALATAGHGTALGVIRSLKDAGHDLTVYADETRPYLQGARLTAWELMEEGIENYLITDSMAGWLMSSQKIDAVIVGVDRVAANGDSANKIGTYPLAVLAKHHGIPFYVAATEKSFDFKIADGSQIPIEMRTQDEVTRLNFLKNEKGEAILSEGVIAPVGVKALNPSFDVTPANLIKAFITEKGIVPPDKIRDFFS from the coding sequence ATGAAAAAAGAGAACTTAAGGCCGATTTTTTGGGAGAAAGAAGGACTCAAACTTTTGGACCAAAGACAGATCCCAGGCAAAAAAGAATGGTTTACCGCTCGAAATTCCGAGGACGCAATTTTTGCCATCAAAGAAATGGTGGTTCGTGGAGCTCCTGCGATCGCCATTACCGGGTTATTCGGAGCGGTCTTGGAATTGAAAAAATTTTCTAACAAACCGGATTACCAAGAATTCCAGAGTATACTTTCCAAGATCCTATCTTCGAGGCCAACTGCGGTAAATCTACGCAGGGCTTTCGAGGAACTTTCTTCCATTTTTCCAAAAGAAGTATATGACAAAGTGTCTCTGTCGGAACTCCAACAAAAATCGGAAGAATTCGCCATCCATGTTTTCGATGAAGATATCCGGAACAATTTAGCATTAGCGAAGAACGGCGTAAGTCTTTTTCCTTCCACTCCTTCGAAACTAAAAATTATCACTCATTGTAATACCGGCGCTCTTGCAACTGCAGGTCATGGGACTGCGCTCGGGGTCATCCGTTCTCTCAAAGACGCCGGTCATGATCTTACGGTGTATGCAGACGAGACCCGTCCCTATCTGCAAGGAGCGAGACTCACCGCCTGGGAACTCATGGAAGAAGGGATCGAAAACTATCTGATCACGGATAGTATGGCCGGCTGGCTCATGTCCTCCCAAAAAATAGACGCTGTCATCGTAGGTGTGGATAGAGTAGCAGCCAACGGTGATTCGGCGAATAAGATAGGAACCTATCCTTTGGCGGTTTTAGCGAAACACCATGGGATCCCTTTTTATGTAGCAGCCACGGAAAAAAGTTTCGACTTTAAAATCGCTGACGGATCCCAAATTCCGATAGAAATGAGGACCCAAGACGAGGTCACTCGTTTGAACTTTTTGAAAAACGAAAAAGGAGAAGCGATCCTTTCCGAAGGAGTAATCGCTCCAGTCGGAGTAAAAGCGCTCAATCCTTCTTTCGATGTGACTCCAGCGAATCTGATCAAAGCATTTATCACGGAGAAAGGAATCGTTCCTCCGGATAAGATCAGAGATTTTTTCAGTTGA
- a CDS encoding rhomboid family intramembrane serine protease: MAKRNPTSGPKLFGFSLVHPLNLVLFFNIFVWALLMMEGGRGIITYFFGLNPSLVIEKKMYWQVFTYGFLHVVGGDFFSSLIHIGMNMFGLFTVGFWLCRYIGGWKFLSVYLLSQLGGGLFVLSFSYIGWKTGLVPENSIWDSYHSATVGASGGVFGVLAAFSLMFPEARFVFPPVRAKFAPWVLIGFGFSFDAYYLLQFHSSGVMSQSFFGMMSNSGHLGGAVFGLLSLLGIQKFGGKTKTPIFVRRWDKPKENQERVVVRPKNIEDPFETQIRKNRELLSQLYGISNAREKENLLVPIQAENTNLCPPSDYNPEDTFCLRCEWLQNCELRKLKKEHPEL, encoded by the coding sequence ATGGCAAAGAGAAATCCGACCTCAGGTCCGAAGCTTTTCGGATTCTCGCTCGTTCACCCGTTGAACCTGGTCTTATTCTTCAATATTTTCGTCTGGGCGCTTCTGATGATGGAAGGTGGACGAGGAATTATCACATACTTTTTCGGACTCAACCCAAGCCTGGTCATCGAAAAAAAAATGTATTGGCAGGTGTTCACGTACGGATTCCTACATGTGGTAGGCGGCGACTTCTTCTCTTCTCTCATCCATATCGGTATGAATATGTTCGGACTTTTCACTGTCGGATTCTGGCTCTGCAGATATATCGGCGGTTGGAAATTTTTAAGCGTGTATCTTCTCTCCCAACTAGGTGGGGGACTTTTCGTATTGTCTTTTTCTTATATAGGTTGGAAGACGGGGCTTGTTCCGGAAAATTCCATCTGGGATAGTTATCATTCCGCAACCGTAGGTGCAAGTGGCGGAGTTTTCGGTGTGCTTGCGGCATTCAGTTTAATGTTCCCCGAAGCAAGATTTGTTTTTCCACCCGTAAGAGCGAAATTTGCTCCTTGGGTCCTGATCGGTTTCGGATTTTCATTTGATGCGTATTATCTTCTGCAATTCCATTCCAGCGGGGTAATGTCCCAAAGTTTTTTCGGGATGATGAGTAACTCCGGTCATTTAGGTGGAGCGGTGTTCGGTCTACTGAGTCTTTTAGGGATCCAAAAATTCGGAGGAAAAACCAAAACCCCAATCTTTGTAAGAAGGTGGGATAAGCCTAAGGAAAATCAGGAGAGAGTAGTTGTTCGTCCCAAAAATATAGAAGACCCATTCGAGACACAGATCCGAAAAAATAGAGAACTCTTAAGTCAACTGTATGGAATTTCGAATGCAAGGGAGAAGGAAAATTTACTGGTTCCTATACAGGCGGAAAATACGAATCTATGTCCTCCATCAGACTACAATCCGGAGGATACATTTTGTCTTCGTTGTGAATGGCTTCAAAACTGCGAATTGAGAAAATTAAAGAAAGAACACCCAGAACTTTGA
- a CDS encoding LIC11177 family protein, with amino-acid sequence MADKKKTVLPEVLMREKLQKIALNEKAKASKIIGSEKGNSGTDPKRDEGPGSKIYKAIDEALADLRYYFLEGEYKDRVADLFNRNESQFDRLGITPRRFLEFARESFDRFKQLQKKMPLEPMNKKGWEYLERSLLELIGKLNDKFNK; translated from the coding sequence TTGGCGGATAAAAAGAAAACAGTTCTTCCCGAGGTTCTTATGAGGGAAAAATTACAAAAGATCGCCCTTAATGAAAAAGCTAAAGCTTCTAAGATAATCGGATCGGAGAAAGGGAATTCGGGAACCGATCCCAAAAGAGACGAGGGGCCTGGTTCTAAAATTTACAAGGCCATTGACGAGGCTCTCGCAGATCTCAGATATTATTTTTTAGAAGGCGAATACAAAGACAGGGTCGCCGACTTATTTAATCGTAACGAAAGCCAGTTCGATCGATTAGGGATCACTCCCAGAAGATTTTTAGAGTTCGCCAGAGAGTCTTTCGATCGTTTTAAACAATTACAGAAAAAAATGCCTTTGGAGCCAATGAACAAAAAAGGTTGGGAATATCTGGAAAGAAGTTTGTTGGAACTGATCGGCAAACTGAACGATAAATTTAATAAATAA
- a CDS encoding ornithine carbamoyltransferase, whose protein sequence is MESPKIKHLISWLDWSDAEVLDLLQFAVHVKNHRANYLGHMTGRTLAMLFQKTSTRTRVSFEVAMTEMGGHAIYLDWMTSNFLLSDIDLEAEYLSRNVSVIMARMRKHEELLQLKSGSQVPVINGCCNKFHPCQSLADILTIVMDNPKPLKELKLTYIGVHNNVVNSLIGITSALGMELTLLTPIAETENIDQETVERAKKKGTIQWETDLIRSVKNADYIYTDTWVDMEFFNDPAFADKKKERMNLMMPFQINEALLKETKAKVMHDMPIHSGYEITRDVVRSPRSIIFQQAENRLDAQKAVILQLLEA, encoded by the coding sequence ATGGAAAGTCCTAAAATTAAACATCTTATCTCTTGGCTAGATTGGTCTGACGCCGAGGTCCTAGACCTTTTGCAATTTGCCGTACATGTCAAAAATCATAGGGCTAATTATCTGGGGCATATGACAGGTAGGACGCTTGCTATGCTCTTCCAAAAGACGAGCACTCGTACCAGAGTTTCCTTCGAAGTAGCAATGACCGAGATGGGAGGACATGCGATCTATTTGGATTGGATGACTTCTAACTTTCTACTCTCCGACATCGACCTGGAAGCGGAATATCTTTCCAGAAACGTTTCCGTTATCATGGCCCGGATGAGAAAACACGAAGAACTTTTACAGTTAAAGTCAGGTTCTCAGGTGCCGGTTATCAACGGATGTTGTAATAAATTCCACCCTTGCCAGTCTCTCGCGGATATTCTTACAATCGTAATGGACAATCCTAAACCTCTTAAAGAGTTAAAGCTCACCTATATCGGCGTGCATAATAACGTAGTGAATTCGCTGATTGGGATCACTTCCGCTTTAGGAATGGAACTCACACTTCTCACTCCGATCGCTGAGACGGAAAATATAGACCAAGAGACCGTGGAAAGAGCCAAGAAGAAGGGCACCATCCAATGGGAGACGGACCTGATTCGTTCCGTAAAAAATGCGGATTATATTTATACGGATACCTGGGTGGACATGGAGTTCTTCAATGATCCTGCGTTCGCGGATAAGAAAAAGGAGCGGATGAACCTAATGATGCCTTTTCAAATTAACGAGGCATTATTAAAAGAGACCAAGGCAAAGGTGATGCATGATATGCCTATCCACTCAGGATACGAGATCACTAGAGATGTGGTCAGAAGTCCTAGATCCATCATCTTCCAACAGGCGGAGAATCGACTGGATGCACAGAAAGCGGTCATTCTACAACTCTTAGAAGCTTGA
- a CDS encoding DUF342 domain-containing protein yields MVVSTEQTSGISDQETSWESVFSLKISSDSLGADLTIRPGMIKGRALSTSIIIEYLHNKDISQDRIIGDNIYGALKQLQSSTARMDFSPISFVVAQGFPPVKGEDGWVKFYHPQAQRVKIGEDGHADYRNIERYIYVKAGEKLATLFEGIPGKPGMDVFGKPIAPPSIKRPKITIGKNVQEKGLVQDNKPLVEYFATCNGAIFSTESSITVSQELQIDSNVGLSTGNINYDGNVLVKGDVEAATSIKTQGNLMVKGNVETSDLVIARDLEVSGGIKGDGKNIIKIGGHLYAKFIENAEIEVDGDVVVEGFILNSKIHSLGNVILNGSSGNLVSSTVSTYMGLTCANLGSQAELDVTVELGFHFRNEKSFQDLTKRLQVAEKEIEKVLPKVQQIKQMVQRSRGQIPEDKKEGYRKVFEEYNKQNKFIELVKQKLEVLKSSRFNTGEVQLVVRKGAYKGSIIKYRRQVEKVEKFQSAFMMRFQPGQDKAAMVAIKPQK; encoded by the coding sequence ATGGTTGTGAGTACAGAGCAAACTTCGGGTATATCGGATCAAGAAACAAGCTGGGAAAGTGTATTCTCTCTCAAGATCAGTTCGGATAGTCTTGGCGCCGATCTGACGATCCGTCCAGGTATGATTAAGGGAAGGGCTCTTTCCACCAGCATCATTATCGAGTATCTTCATAATAAGGATATCTCCCAAGATCGTATCATTGGGGACAATATCTATGGTGCGTTAAAACAATTGCAATCATCCACCGCTCGGATGGATTTTTCTCCTATTTCTTTTGTTGTGGCCCAAGGTTTTCCCCCCGTTAAAGGTGAGGATGGTTGGGTAAAATTTTACCATCCCCAGGCCCAAAGGGTCAAGATCGGGGAAGATGGACATGCGGATTATAGGAATATCGAAAGGTATATTTACGTAAAGGCGGGGGAAAAACTTGCGACCCTTTTCGAAGGGATCCCTGGTAAACCCGGTATGGACGTTTTCGGAAAACCCATTGCTCCACCTTCTATTAAGAGACCTAAAATTACGATCGGTAAGAATGTTCAGGAAAAGGGGTTAGTCCAAGATAATAAACCCTTAGTAGAGTATTTTGCCACCTGCAACGGTGCGATCTTTTCCACCGAGTCTTCCATTACCGTTTCCCAAGAATTGCAGATCGATTCCAATGTGGGACTCTCAACAGGAAATATCAATTATGACGGAAACGTTTTAGTAAAAGGAGATGTGGAAGCTGCTACCTCCATCAAAACCCAAGGGAATTTGATGGTAAAAGGGAATGTGGAGACATCCGACTTGGTGATCGCCCGAGACCTAGAAGTGAGCGGCGGGATCAAAGGTGACGGAAAGAATATCATTAAAATAGGCGGACATCTTTACGCTAAGTTCATTGAGAACGCGGAGATAGAGGTGGATGGAGATGTTGTTGTCGAAGGTTTTATCCTGAACTCAAAGATCCATTCTCTAGGTAACGTGATCCTGAACGGTTCCAGCGGAAATTTAGTATCTTCTACCGTTTCTACGTATATGGGATTGACCTGCGCAAATCTCGGTTCCCAGGCGGAGTTAGATGTAACTGTGGAGTTAGGATTTCATTTTAGGAACGAAAAAAGTTTCCAAGATCTGACTAAACGTCTCCAAGTTGCGGAGAAGGAAATAGAGAAGGTCCTTCCTAAGGTCCAACAGATCAAACAGATGGTTCAAAGATCCAGGGGGCAGATACCTGAGGATAAAAAAGAAGGTTATCGTAAGGTTTTCGAGGAATACAATAAGCAGAATAAATTCATAGAACTTGTAAAACAAAAACTGGAAGTCTTAAAATCTTCCAGATTTAATACAGGGGAAGTGCAGCTTGTTGTGCGAAAGGGCGCGTATAAAGGAAGTATCATCAAGTATAGAAGGCAGGTGGAGAAGGTTGAAAAATTCCAATCTGCTTTTATGATGCGATTCCAGCCGGGCCAAGACAAGGCCGCAATGGTCGCAATCAAACCGCAAAAGTAA